One stretch of Acanthochromis polyacanthus isolate Apoly-LR-REF ecotype Palm Island chromosome 16, KAUST_Apoly_ChrSc, whole genome shotgun sequence DNA includes these proteins:
- the brms1lb gene encoding breast cancer metastasis-suppressor 1-like protein-A has translation MPVHSREKKESNHEEMEVDFPEQDGSSTDEEDTVSSSVSEDGDSSEMDDEDCERRRMECLDEMTTLEKQFTDLKEQLYKERLSQVDIKLQEVMAGCAQEYLEPLANLQENMQIRTKVAGIYRELCLESVKNKYECEIQAACQHWESEKLLLFDTVQSELEEKIRRLEEDRHSIDITSELWNDGLHSRKNKKKDPFCPVKKKKPVVVSGPYIVYMLQDLDILEDWTAIRKAMASLGPHRVKVDVPAVKPDRHHHVARSEDGRLFYDNQWYCRGQAICINRKDEYPTSAVITTINNDEVWFKRLDGTKSKLYISQLQKGKYTIKHS, from the exons ATGCCGGTCCACTCGCGggagaagaaagaaagcaaccACGAAGAAATGGAGGTGGATTTTCCAGAGCAAGACGGCAGCAGCACAGACGAGGAGGACACCGTTAGCTCGTCCGTGTCTGAAGATGGAGACAGCTCCG AGATGGACGATGAGGACTgcgagaggaggaggatggagtgtCTGGATGAGATGACCACACTAGAGAAACAGTTCACTGACTTGAAGGAGCA GCTGTATAAAGAGCGCCTGAGCCAGGTAGACATCAAGCTGCAGGAGGTGATGGCCGGCTGTGCCCAGGAGTACCTGGAACCGTTGGCCAACctacaggagaacatgcagatTAGGACCAAAGTGGCCG GAATCTATAGGGAGCTGTGCTTGGAGTCGGTGAAGAACAAATATGAGTGTGAGATCCAAGCTGCTTGCCAACACTGGGAG AGTGAGAAGTTGCTGCTCTTTGACACCGTACAGAGTGAACTAGAGGAGAAGATAAGAAGACTGGAGGAAGACAGACACAGTATCGACATTACCTCAG AGTTGTGGAATGATGGATTACACTCacggaaaaacaagaaaaaggacCCGTTCTGCCCCGTCAAGAAGAAGAAGCCCGTTGTTGTTTCCG GACCTTATATTGTTTACATGCTGCAAGATCTGGATATTCTTGAAGACTGGACCGCAATAAGAAAG GCTATGGCATCGCTGGGGCCACACAGGGTGAAGGTGGACG TCCCTGCAGTGAAGCCTGACAGACATCACCACGTGGCGCGCTCCGAGGACGGTCGACTTTTCTACGACAACCAGTGGTACTGCAGGGGACAGGCCATCTGCATCAACAGGAAGGACGAGTACCCGACCAG CGCCGTCATCACCACCATCAACAACGACGAGGTCTGGTTCAAGCGGCTGGACGGCACCAAGTCAAAGCTGTACATCTCCCAGCTGCAGAAAGGCAAATACACGATCAAACACTCGTAG